The following coding sequences lie in one Frigoribacterium sp. SL97 genomic window:
- a CDS encoding SIP domain-containing protein gives MLFVDQNPPLPHDALRVLFAADATSIPVLREMLSVLPICARGQVFVEVESAADVVPLASPGRVTVTWLARDRRSGVPGTGTACAPGQALERAVRAWLGEMYVEPETVATGDHVVWIGGPPSFAYDLRHDLHQLFHVGTPAAA, from the coding sequence ATGCTCTTCGTAGACCAGAACCCGCCCCTGCCGCACGACGCCTTGCGCGTCCTGTTCGCCGCCGACGCGACCTCGATCCCCGTCCTGCGAGAGATGCTCTCGGTCCTGCCGATCTGCGCGAGGGGCCAGGTGTTCGTCGAGGTCGAGAGCGCTGCCGACGTCGTGCCGCTCGCCTCGCCGGGTCGCGTCACGGTCACCTGGCTCGCGCGGGACCGCCGCTCGGGCGTGCCCGGCACCGGCACCGCCTGCGCCCCCGGCCAGGCCCTCGAGCGGGCGGTCCGTGCGTGGCTCGGCGAGATGTACGTCGAACCCGAGACCGTCGCGACGGGTGACCACGTCGTCTGGATCGGCGGCCCGCCCTCGTTCGCCTACGACCTGCGGCACGACCTGCACCAGCTCTTCCACGTCGGCACCCCCGCCGCGGCCTGA
- a CDS encoding arginase family protein: MRFVVVPQWQGSPSSRAMRLAEGAYAVLGDLPSTATTLVEVPVGAGDSLGTRVHRLSSVLTIAESVGRELRADDSPAIVVGGDCGVEFAAVRHAVTPRTAVVWFDAHPDLHSPRSSESGAFSGMVLRALIGDATEDLPTIGPGPTPEPLDPARVVLAGARSYDDAEDRYIESRHVPTVSSLDFDPAEVVAAVEASGATEVYLHVDLDVLDPGVIEGLLDPQPFGLELGVLIETITALKERFSLVGAGLCSFAPVDAEAASDDMGPILRILGALSR, encoded by the coding sequence GTGAGGTTCGTCGTGGTTCCACAGTGGCAGGGTTCTCCGTCGTCGCGCGCCATGCGGCTCGCCGAGGGTGCGTACGCCGTCCTCGGAGACCTGCCGTCGACGGCCACCACCCTGGTCGAGGTCCCGGTGGGTGCGGGCGACTCGCTCGGCACGCGGGTGCACCGGCTCTCGTCGGTGCTCACCATCGCCGAGTCGGTCGGACGCGAGCTGCGGGCCGACGACTCCCCCGCGATCGTGGTGGGCGGCGACTGCGGCGTCGAGTTCGCCGCGGTCCGCCACGCGGTCACCCCCCGCACCGCCGTGGTCTGGTTCGACGCGCACCCCGACCTCCACAGCCCGCGCAGCAGCGAGAGCGGTGCCTTCAGCGGCATGGTGCTGCGGGCCCTGATCGGTGACGCCACCGAGGACCTCCCGACCATCGGCCCCGGTCCGACGCCCGAACCGCTCGACCCCGCCCGGGTCGTGCTCGCCGGGGCTCGCAGCTACGACGACGCGGAAGACCGCTACATCGAGAGCCGCCACGTCCCCACGGTGTCGTCGCTGGACTTCGACCCGGCCGAGGTGGTCGCCGCCGTCGAGGCGTCCGGCGCCACCGAGGTGTACCTCCACGTCGACCTCGACGTGCTGGACCCGGGGGTGATCGAGGGCCTCCTCGACCCCCAGCCGTTCGGTCTCGAGCTCGGGGTGTTGATCGAGACGATCACGGCCCTGAAAGAGCGCTTCTCCCTGGTCGGCGCGGGCCTGTGCTCGTTCGCGCCGGTCGACGCCGAAGCCGCCTCCGACGACATGGGCCCGATCCTGCGCATCCTCGGAGCCCTGTCCCGATGA
- a CDS encoding CsbD family protein, with amino-acid sequence MGLDDKIKNAAQDIAGKAKEALGDRKGDDELKAEGQKDQAGASAKKVGEDVKDVFK; translated from the coding sequence ATGGGACTCGACGACAAGATCAAGAACGCCGCTCAGGACATCGCCGGCAAGGCGAAAGAAGCTCTCGGCGACCGCAAGGGCGACGACGAGCTGAAGGCCGAAGGTCAGAAGGACCAGGCCGGTGCCTCCGCCAAGAAGGTCGGCGAGGACGTCAAGGACGTCTTCAAGTAG
- a CDS encoding dihydrolipoyl dehydrogenase family protein, translated as MTTYDLIVIGAGAVGENVADYATRNGLKVGLVEAELVGGECSYWACMPSKALLRSSAVVRAAKSLDGAKQAVTGDVDVAAVLRRRDSFTSNWDDSGQADWVEGAGIDLIRGHATITGVKEVTVNGEVHHATYAVAAVTGSSALLPDIPGLAEAKPWTSREATSVESMPQSVVIVGGGVVAAEMATAYQQLGSTVTLIARSGLLGGQEPFAGELVADSLRGLGVDVRLGVSPSTVLRTEHDTVEVTLDDDSTVVADEIIVATGRVPRTSDLGLENVGLTPGDWLDVDDTMLVKGTDWLYGVGDVNHRALLTHQGKYQARAAGEVIAARAFGKPVHAEPWGAHVATADDTAVPQVTFTDPEVASVGLTADAAGKRGIDVKVVDYDLAAVAGSAIHSDEYKGQARLVVDESRGVIVGATFVGPDVSDLLHAATIAVVGEVPIDRLWHAVPSYPTVSEVWLRLLDAYGRP; from the coding sequence ATGACGACTTATGACCTCATCGTGATCGGAGCCGGCGCTGTCGGCGAGAACGTGGCCGACTACGCCACCCGCAACGGCCTCAAGGTGGGGCTCGTGGAAGCCGAGCTCGTCGGGGGCGAGTGTTCGTACTGGGCCTGCATGCCGTCGAAGGCGCTGCTCCGCTCGAGCGCCGTCGTCCGTGCGGCGAAGTCGCTCGACGGGGCCAAGCAGGCCGTGACCGGTGACGTCGACGTCGCCGCCGTGCTGCGTCGCCGCGACTCGTTCACCAGCAACTGGGACGACTCGGGCCAGGCCGACTGGGTCGAGGGCGCCGGCATCGACCTGATCCGCGGGCACGCCACCATCACCGGCGTCAAGGAGGTGACGGTGAACGGCGAGGTGCACCACGCGACGTACGCCGTCGCCGCGGTGACCGGTTCGTCGGCGCTCCTGCCCGACATCCCCGGCCTCGCCGAGGCGAAGCCCTGGACCAGCCGTGAGGCCACGAGCGTCGAGTCGATGCCGCAGAGCGTCGTCATCGTCGGCGGTGGCGTCGTCGCCGCCGAGATGGCCACGGCGTACCAGCAGCTCGGCTCGACCGTCACCCTGATCGCCCGCAGTGGTCTGCTGGGTGGCCAGGAGCCCTTCGCCGGCGAACTCGTGGCCGACTCGCTGCGGGGTCTCGGCGTCGACGTGCGCCTCGGGGTCTCGCCCTCGACCGTGCTGCGCACCGAGCACGACACGGTCGAGGTCACCCTCGACGACGACTCCACGGTCGTCGCCGACGAGATCATCGTCGCGACCGGCCGTGTCCCCCGCACCTCCGACCTCGGCCTCGAGAACGTCGGGCTCACCCCGGGCGACTGGCTCGACGTCGACGACACCATGCTCGTCAAGGGCACCGACTGGCTCTACGGCGTCGGCGACGTCAACCACCGCGCCCTGCTCACCCACCAGGGCAAGTACCAGGCCCGCGCCGCCGGCGAGGTCATCGCCGCCCGCGCCTTCGGAAAGCCCGTGCACGCCGAGCCGTGGGGTGCACACGTCGCGACCGCCGACGACACAGCAGTGCCGCAGGTCACCTTCACCGACCCCGAGGTCGCGAGCGTCGGCCTCACGGCCGACGCCGCCGGCAAGCGAGGCATCGACGTCAAGGTCGTGGACTACGACCTCGCCGCGGTCGCCGGTTCGGCGATCCACTCGGACGAGTACAAGGGCCAGGCGCGGCTGGTCGTCGACGAGTCCCGCGGGGTGATCGTCGGCGCGACCTTCGTCGGCCCGGACGTCAGCGACCTGCTGCACGCCGCCACGATCGCCGTCGTCGGCGAGGTGCCGATCGACCGGCTGTGGCACGCCGTCCCGTCGTACCCGACGGTGAGCGAAGTCTGGCTGCGCCTGCTCGACGCCTACGGCCGTCCGTGA
- a CDS encoding Fe-S oxidoreductase, translated as MKNPLLDSPISRLGCAWATVVGLAVGVPLSVGRVRMVGDLIVCSGLPRWAFKRGGTCVGRVYLTRDNDGPRVLEHEAVHVRQWQRYGMLMPVLYFLAGSDPLSNRFEIEAGLEKGGYR; from the coding sequence GTGAAGAACCCCCTGCTCGACTCCCCGATCTCGAGACTCGGCTGCGCCTGGGCGACGGTCGTCGGTCTCGCGGTCGGGGTGCCGCTCAGCGTGGGGCGGGTCCGCATGGTCGGTGACCTGATCGTGTGCAGCGGCCTGCCCCGCTGGGCGTTCAAGCGGGGAGGCACCTGTGTCGGTCGGGTCTACCTGACCCGGGACAACGACGGGCCACGCGTCCTCGAACACGAGGCCGTGCACGTCCGTCAGTGGCAGAGGTACGGCATGCTGATGCCCGTACTGTACTTCCTGGCCGGCAGCGACCCGCTGTCGAACAGATTCGAGATCGAGGCCGGCCTCGAGAAGGGCGGATATCGATGA
- a CDS encoding siderophore-interacting protein, with product MTITSPGTSTSAATVERPAKPAHRPYRVRVAAVRRLAPSFVRITFTGDDLGDFGVDGLDQRIKVVLPLEATGYDTFPTDDWYASWRALPPEQQNAFRTYTARAARPERREVDVDFVCHGDTGPASAWAGRARVGDELMLIGPDATSGVTGSGVEWSPGDARTVLLAGDETAAPAICSIVEALPVDARGCVFIEIPTAADELDLVAPPGVDVHWLPRRDATSGHGEALVVAVRRWTARYVTAWHHGVEVSEVDIEHDILWDVPQGDDPRGTAVSSDLYAWFAGEAGAIKTLRRFLVSEVGIDRRQVAFMGYWRVGKSES from the coding sequence ATGACGATCACGTCCCCGGGCACGTCCACGTCCGCCGCCACCGTCGAACGACCGGCGAAGCCGGCCCACCGCCCCTACCGCGTCCGGGTCGCGGCCGTGCGTCGGCTCGCTCCGTCGTTCGTGCGCATCACGTTCACCGGTGACGACCTGGGCGACTTCGGCGTCGACGGCCTCGACCAGCGCATCAAGGTCGTCCTGCCCCTCGAGGCCACCGGCTACGACACGTTCCCGACCGACGACTGGTACGCCTCGTGGCGCGCCCTGCCGCCCGAGCAGCAGAACGCCTTCCGCACCTACACGGCCCGGGCCGCCCGCCCCGAGAGGCGCGAGGTCGACGTCGACTTCGTCTGCCACGGCGACACCGGCCCCGCCTCGGCCTGGGCCGGGCGCGCGCGCGTCGGTGACGAACTCATGCTGATCGGGCCCGACGCGACGAGCGGCGTCACCGGCAGCGGCGTCGAGTGGTCACCGGGTGACGCGCGCACCGTGCTGCTGGCCGGCGACGAGACGGCGGCCCCGGCCATCTGCTCCATCGTCGAGGCCCTGCCGGTCGACGCCCGGGGGTGCGTCTTCATCGAGATCCCGACCGCGGCCGACGAGCTCGACCTCGTCGCGCCTCCCGGGGTCGACGTCCACTGGCTGCCGAGGCGAGACGCCACGTCCGGTCACGGCGAGGCCCTGGTGGTCGCCGTCCGCCGCTGGACCGCCCGCTACGTGACCGCCTGGCACCACGGCGTCGAGGTGAGCGAGGTCGACATCGAGCACGACATCCTCTGGGACGTCCCGCAGGGCGACGATCCGCGCGGCACCGCCGTCAGCTCCGACCTGTACGCCTGGTTCGCCGGCGAGGCGGGGGCGATCAAGACGCTCCGACGCTTCCTCGTCAGCGAGGTCGGCATCGACCGGCGCCAGGTCGCCTTCATGGGCTACTGGCGGGTCGGCAAGTCCGAGTCCTGA
- a CDS encoding SDR family NAD(P)-dependent oxidoreductase: MTRTVIITGASSGIGREAARELAKGGAEIGVVGRNPERTQAVADEVGGTAFLVDYDRLDDVRSLADRLLERYPRIDALANNAGGLVSERGLTADGFERTLQSNHLAPFLLTRLLLPRLVESGGRVVSTASAANLLGHVRLDDLNWSKRRWAGGWRQYGTTKIETVLFIRELAKRTGLDAFSFHPGIVMTGFGSDSRSMRVANVLTNGNYGISASAGAVPLIQLAGPTTISVESGTYFDQLSPHGRLHRQATDPLLAEALWERTSELVGVPAEV, encoded by the coding sequence ATGACCCGCACCGTGATCATCACCGGGGCGAGCAGCGGCATCGGCCGCGAGGCCGCCCGCGAACTCGCGAAGGGCGGCGCCGAGATCGGCGTCGTCGGACGCAACCCGGAACGCACCCAGGCGGTCGCCGACGAGGTGGGCGGGACGGCCTTCCTGGTCGACTACGACCGGCTCGACGACGTCCGGTCGTTGGCCGACCGGTTGCTGGAGCGCTATCCCCGCATCGACGCCCTCGCCAACAACGCCGGAGGTCTCGTCAGCGAACGAGGCCTCACCGCGGACGGGTTCGAGCGCACCCTCCAGTCGAACCACCTCGCACCGTTCCTCCTGACCAGGCTCCTCCTGCCCCGCCTCGTCGAGAGCGGTGGCCGGGTCGTGTCGACGGCCAGCGCGGCCAACCTGCTCGGGCACGTCCGACTCGACGACCTCAACTGGTCGAAGCGTCGATGGGCCGGGGGCTGGCGTCAGTACGGCACGACCAAGATCGAGACCGTCCTGTTCATCCGTGAACTGGCGAAGCGCACGGGCCTCGACGCGTTCTCGTTCCACCCGGGCATCGTGATGACCGGCTTCGGCTCGGATTCACGCTCGATGCGGGTCGCGAACGTCCTGACCAACGGCAACTACGGCATCTCGGCGTCGGCCGGCGCCGTGCCGTTGATCCAGCTCGCCGGGCCCACGACGATCTCGGTCGAGAGCGGCACCTACTTCGACCAGCTGTCGCCGCACGGTCGCCTGCACCGCCAGGCCACCGATCCCCTGCTCGCCGAGGCCCTCTGGGAGCGCACCTCCGAGCTCGTCGGTGTGCCCGCCGAGGTCTAG
- a CDS encoding crotonase/enoyl-CoA hydratase family protein, whose product MSAGPPSADPADPAASAADRPRVTVERDGHVLLIGLDRPEKRNAADLRMLRELALAYGELDRDPDLRVGLLFAHGDHFTAGLDLGDVVPAVTAEGLDVVPEGGLDPWQVHGRQVGKPVVMAVQGTCLTLGVELALASDVVVASRDARFGQIEVSRAILPFGGATIRLPRRVGWGDAMRYLLTGDLLDAEEARRIGLVQDLVDVGSAFDHARDLARRIAAQAPLAVQATLANARLAVRDGDAAAEARLQPELVRLLATDDARIGFEAFVSRTVAEFTGR is encoded by the coding sequence ATGAGTGCGGGCCCCCCGAGCGCCGACCCGGCCGACCCCGCCGCCTCCGCCGCCGACCGTCCGCGCGTGACGGTGGAGCGGGACGGCCACGTGCTGCTGATCGGCCTCGACCGGCCCGAGAAGCGCAACGCGGCCGACCTGCGGATGCTGCGCGAACTGGCCCTGGCCTACGGCGAACTCGACCGCGACCCCGACCTGCGGGTGGGACTGCTCTTCGCCCACGGCGACCACTTCACCGCGGGACTCGACCTCGGCGACGTCGTGCCCGCGGTCACCGCGGAGGGCCTCGACGTGGTCCCCGAGGGTGGTCTCGATCCGTGGCAGGTCCACGGTCGCCAGGTGGGCAAGCCCGTGGTGATGGCCGTGCAGGGGACCTGCTTGACCCTCGGGGTCGAGCTCGCCCTGGCGAGCGACGTCGTGGTGGCGAGCCGGGACGCCCGCTTCGGTCAGATCGAGGTGAGCCGCGCCATCCTCCCCTTCGGTGGCGCGACGATCCGCCTCCCCCGCCGGGTCGGTTGGGGCGACGCGATGCGGTACCTGCTGACCGGCGACCTCCTCGACGCCGAGGAGGCGCGGCGCATCGGACTCGTGCAGGACCTGGTGGACGTCGGGTCCGCATTCGACCACGCCCGCGACCTGGCCCGTCGCATCGCCGCCCAGGCGCCCCTGGCCGTGCAGGCCACCCTGGCGAACGCCCGGCTCGCGGTCCGTGACGGCGACGCCGCGGCCGAGGCCCGCCTGCAGCCCGAGCTCGTGCGGCTGCTCGCCACCGACGACGCCCGGATCGGGTTCGAGGCCTTCGTCTCGCGGACCGTCGCCGAGTTCACGGGACGGTGA